The Lactuca sativa cultivar Salinas chromosome 2, Lsat_Salinas_v11, whole genome shotgun sequence genome includes a window with the following:
- the LOC111888922 gene encoding palmitoyl-monogalactosyldiacylglycerol delta-7 desaturase, chloroplastic, translating to MLRNPATVSTVVKESEHTKIVLSDVVVTRKRNLLWARKWRAIDIQTGVLILAIHLLSLFAPFRFDWDAFLFAFFRWVFCGIFGITLSYHRNLAHRSLKLPKCLEYMFAYLGVLSFQGDPIFWVSIHRFHHQYVDSEKDSHSPIFGFWFSHMGWLFDSGYLIEKYQKSNNVEDLKNQVFYRFIKRTYILHISAYAALVYAYGGFTYLVWAVGVATTWGYHTTFLVNSACHIWGTQSWDTGDLSKNNWWVALVTFGEGWHNNHHAFEYSARHGLKWWQIDFCWYMIRFLEAVGLATNVKLPNEAHKLKKSSTSHNKFK from the exons ATGTTGAGAAATCCGGCCACAGTTTCCACTGTTGTAAAGGAGTCAGAGCATACAAAAATAGTGCTCTCTGATGTGGTGGTTACAAGGAAAAGAAACCTCTTGTGGGCGCGAAAATGGAGGGCTATCGACATTCAAACGGGTGTTCTGATTTTAGCTATTCATTTACTTTCACTTTTCGCACCATTTAGGTTCGATTGGGATGCTTTTTTATTTGCATTTTTTCGATGGGTGTTTTGTGGGATTTTTGGAATAACTCTCTCATATCATCGGAATCTAGCTCACCGCAGTCTAAAGCTGCCTAAGTGTCTTGAGTACATGTTTGCTTATCTTGGGGTCCTCTCTTTCCAG GGGGATCCTATATTTTGGGTGAGCATTCATAGATTTCATCATCAATATGTCGATTCCGAGAAAGATTCACACTCTcctatttttgggttttggtttAGTCACATGGGTTGGCTTTTTGATAGTGGCTACTTAATTGAAAAG TATCAAAAAAGTAATAACGTGGAGGATTTAAAGAATCAAGTATTCTATAGGTTCATTAAAAGAACTTATATATTGCATATATCCGCATATGCTGCCCTCGTTTACGCTTATGGTGGATTTACCTATCTTGTTTGGGCTGTG GGCGTTGCAACGACTTGGGGTTACCATACGACATTTCTAGTGAATTCAGCATGTCATATTTGGGGCACTCAAAGTTGGGACACTGGTGATCTCTCCAAGAATAACTG GTGGGTGGCATTGGTTACTTTCGGAGAAGGATGGCATAACAATCATCATGCATTTGAATATTCAGCTCGTCATGGGTTAAAATGGTGGCAAATTGACTTTTGTTGGTATATGATAAGGTTTCTTGAAGCAGTAGGATTAGCTACCAATGTTAAGTTACCAAATGAAGCTCACAAGCTAAAGAAATCATCCACTTCTCATAACAAGTTCAAGTGA